The nucleotide window TATAGTAGAGCAAGTTATAAAAGAAGGAAAATATACTAGTGCATATATAGGAATATCATCATATGACGTAAATGAGGTTAAACAAAGATATAATCTTGATGTTAACATTGATAAAGGTTCATATATATTGCAAATAGTTCCAAATTCTCCAGCAGCTAAGAGTGGACTACAACCAGGAGATGTAGTAGTTAGTATAGATGATAAAAAAATAGAATCCCAAAGAGGGTTAAAGAAGCTTCTTTATAGCTACAAGCCAGGAGACAAAGTTAAAATTGGAATAGTAAGAAATGGAAAGAAAATAGAAAAAAATCTTACTTTAGAAGCGGCTCCATCTAATGGACAATAAAAGCTTAGCAAGTTTGACTTGCTAAGCTTTTTTTAATATAAGTCATAAAAATAGCATTAATTGAAAATACTAATTAAAAGTAGTGTTAGTTGAACTATGCAGTATACTATGGAATTATGATAAAATAGGAAATAATAGTTTTAAAATATAGTAGGTTTGGAGTGGTTATATGTACGTAGTATGCAATGATCATTTAGAAGTAGCCTTAGAAGAATTTATAGATACCTATGAACAATCGCCAGATATTTATGAACTTAATAAAATAAGTTTTACAGACTGGACAAGTCCACATTCTTGTGAATTTTGTGAAAAGATACCTAGGTTTTTAGTAGTATAAAACGAGATATGGAGGACTTATGAATATAACTATAGCATCAGTTGGAAAAATAAAAGAAGATTTTTTGAAAAAAGGAATAGAAGAGTATTCAAAGAAAATTTCAAAGTACTGTAATATACAATTTATAGAGGTAAGTGATGAAAAAGCTCCTGAAAACTTAAGTAAACAAGAAGAAGAAATAATAAAGAACAAAGAAGGAGAAAAGTTACTTAACAGAATAAATGAAAATACTTATCTTATATCACTTACAATAGATGGTGATGAAATTACATCAAATCAGTTTTCTCAAAAGTTGGAAAAATTAAAAGAAGCTGAAAATATAGATGTAACTTTTGTAATAGGTGGTTCGCTAGGACTGTCAAATGATATTTTAAAAAGAAGTAATTATAAATTATCGTTTTCTAAGATGACATTTCCTCATCAGCTGATGAGATTAATACTTCTAGAACAGATATACAGACTTATAAGAATATAAATTACATTATTACTAATATCATTCTTTTATTATAAAAAATTAGAAATATATGTGGTCTAAATATTTCGATTTTTAATATATTGAATAAAGTGAGACATATTACAATAAAAGGGTGGTATAAAAAATGAGTAAAAAAATACTTAAATTGAGCATTGAACCGTCTAAAGTAATTGAAGTTCTTAAGGGGCATAATTTTTCAGATCTAGTTCACGAAGAGTTTCACCAATTAGAGAATGAAAAATATATAGGAACTTTAATATATGAGAAATTTTTTTATAAAGTAGAAAGAAAGGTTAGTGTAATAATTATCGTAGATAACCTTAAAGATTTTACAGAGATAAGAATAATATCTACCGGGACTTCCCAAGGTTTAATATTTGATTTTGACTGGGGAGCATCAGGTAATGTTATAGAATATGTTTCAGGTGTTCTGAAAGAATATATAATAGAATAACGTATATAGTTAATTCTATAGTGTATTTAAAATAAATAGATCATAAAGGAAACTTATAATTTAAGATTAATTAATCTTAAATTATAAGTTTTTTTATGATCTAAAATAGATATAATAATTTTAATATAGTATATTGAATGAAATTATTATTTATATGTTAAAATCCTCATATAATTTCGTATAGCTTACGGGCTTCATCAGATAAGGATAGTAGATAACTAACTAGTATTCCCTGCTGATGTATATATTCTTCCATTGAGTGTTTAGATATTTGTTCCCATATTTTATAACTAGTTTTATCTGATATATTAGGAAGCCACATAAGCAAACATCCATATTTTAAAGCTGAAATAGTATAAAAAGCAAACTTTATTTTCTCATATGATCCATTCCATCCAACATCTTTTAAACCATCTATATAGCTTTCAAGTATTATATCAAAGAGATCGTTGGGTTTTGATAAATTTGTTTCAAACATACTAAAACTTGCAGATGCTAAATCACTTATATCAGTTCCTATAATACCTTTACCAGCGTAAGACCAGTCAATAAGTGTTAGTATATTGTCTTGTGAAAAGAACATGTTTCTCCTAAAAGCATCGAGATGACAAAAAGTTTCTGATAATGTTTCAAGCTTGTCTAAAAGAAAAGGACTATCATTCCATAATTTAATTAAATGTTTAGAAGTAGATTTAGAAAATGCAGAACGTATCATAGGATGCTCCCATATGGCTTTATCTTCAATTGATTTTTTAATCCAGGATAAATGATGTAATGTAGCCCTTGGAGACCCATTTTGAGTTAACCATGGATAATTAGGCATCGCTTTTTTAGAAATATATTCTCCATTAAAATTTCCTAAGATCTTTGCTGATTTAGAATATTGATCTAAGGACCATAGAGAGTCATCAGATAACTCTTCCATCCATAACCATATAGAATTATCTGTTTGTTTTTCAATACTATAGCACTTTGGACCTTTTAGTTTAGACGGAAGTGTATCTAATAATGTTGAATCATAAATAATAGCTTCACGCTTCCAATACAAGGGATGACATATATCGGTTTCACCGACTTGTGTTGAAGATAAAACTTT belongs to Gottschalkia purinilytica and includes:
- the rlmH gene encoding 23S rRNA (pseudouridine(1915)-N(3))-methyltransferase RlmH, which translates into the protein MNITIASVGKIKEDFLKKGIEEYSKKISKYCNIQFIEVSDEKAPENLSKQEEEIIKNKEGEKLLNRINENTYLISLTIDGDEITSNQFSQKLEKLKEAENIDVTFVIGGSLGLSNDILKRSNYKLSFSKMTFPHQLMRLILLEQIYRLIRI
- a CDS encoding DUF6054 family protein is translated as MSKKILKLSIEPSKVIEVLKGHNFSDLVHEEFHQLENEKYIGTLIYEKFFYKVERKVSVIIIVDNLKDFTEIRIISTGTSQGLIFDFDWGASGNVIEYVSGVLKEYIIE
- a CDS encoding phosphotransferase, with the translated sequence MHNKIEEKLRNYDKLKLLDLISKSFNSNDITNITYNYTPIVSSKGAATDGVYRVYGKAKVKSITKDWSFILKVLSSTQVGETDICHPLYWKREAIIYDSTLLDTLPSKLKGPKCYSIEKQTDNSIWLWMEELSDDSLWSLDQYSKSAKILGNFNGEYISKKAMPNYPWLTQNGSPRATLHHLSWIKKSIEDKAIWEHPMIRSAFSKSTSKHLIKLWNDSPFLLDKLETLSETFCHLDAFRRNMFFSQDNILTLIDWSYAGKGIIGTDISDLASASFSMFETNLSKPNDLFDIILESYIDGLKDVGWNGSYEKIKFAFYTISALKYGCLLMWLPNISDKTSYKIWEQISKHSMEEYIHQQGILVSYLLSLSDEARKLYEII
- a CDS encoding CxxH/CxxC protein encodes the protein MYVVCNDHLEVALEEFIDTYEQSPDIYELNKISFTDWTSPHSCEFCEKIPRFLVV